One window of the Esox lucius isolate fEsoLuc1 chromosome 8, fEsoLuc1.pri, whole genome shotgun sequence genome contains the following:
- the pigx gene encoding phosphatidylinositol-glycan biosynthesis class X protein, protein MNRILEWGPSFQFFRKHKTLRAATPFFFFFIQSNLLMFVFLSPCAVTVYLVLFGSTRAENNCGLSRTWLETLSVTVDIKKNGFHRELVTTIGFSPGSLDGLEALLVYRLPSGIYIDPYQLASLKEDTGLQVLLSSPVDLEAPAHLSKKVTIFVYPLLDQGGFRATVPIHGRYHKPSLAGKSFELVKIEHPKLILRTNTCTHLSFPPYKIFDAPCSVHNLSTCQWLEIQHLEKQDPVSLEIPLGDGSLVAPVCAGNLLVILLCCIILSRSIWKHGVF, encoded by the exons ATGAACCGCATATTGGAATGGGGTCCTTCATTTCAGTTCTTCCGTAAACACAAGACGTTACGAGCTGCGACtccgttttttttcttttttatccaAAGCAATTTACTCATGTTTGTATTTCTCAGCCCATGTGCCGTTACCGTTTACTTGGTCCTTTTTGGATCAACACGAGCAG aaaataattgtggTTTGTCAAGGACATGGCTGGAGACTCTATCAGTAACAGTGGATATCAAGAAAAATGGTTTTCACAG AGAGCTGGTCACCACAATAGGCTTCAGTCCTGGTTCTCTAGATGGCCTAGAGGCACTGTTGGTTTACAGACTACCCAGTGGGATATATATTGATCCATACCAACTTGCATCTCTGAAAGAAGACACTGGTTTACAG GTACTTTTGAGTTCACCAGTTGACTTGGAGGCTCCAGCACACCTGTCAAAGAAAGTTACTATTTTTGTatatcctcttctggaccaagGAGGTTTCAGAGCAACAGTCCCAATCCATGGCCGGTATCACAAGCCCTCTCTTGCAGGGAAGAGTTTTGAACTTGTAAAAATTGAACATCCAAAGTTAATACTTAGGACTAATACAT gtacacatctttctttccctccttaCAAAATCTTTGATGCACCCTGCTCTGTTCACAACTTAAGCACATGCCAATGGCTTGAGATCCAACATCTAGAG AAGCAGGATCCTGTGAGTTTGGAGATACCACTTGGTGATGGGTCTCTGGTAGCACCTGTGTGTGCTGGAAATTTGCTTGTCATCCTGCTGTGCTGTATCATCCTTTCAAGAAGTATTTGGAAGCATGGTGTTTTTTAG